A single region of the Anomaloglossus baeobatrachus isolate aAnoBae1 chromosome 2, aAnoBae1.hap1, whole genome shotgun sequence genome encodes:
- the CLIC6 gene encoding chloride intracellular channel protein 6 isoform X2 produces MILWLKGVIFSVTTVDLKRKPADLHNLAPGTNPPFMTFDGEVKTDVNKIEEFLEEKLTVPKFPKLVTNHPESNSAGNDVFAKFSAFIKNPRKDLHEILEKNLLRSLKKLNDFLTSPLPEEIDAYSTQEITVSRRKFLDGNDLTLADCNLLPKLHIIKVVCKKFRNFEIPAEMTGIWRYLKNAYTRDEFINTCPVDYEIEFAYLGVAKQMNI; encoded by the exons ATGATTCTCTGGCTAAAAGGCGTCATATTCAGCGTCACCACGGTGGATCTGAAAAG GAAACCGGCCGATCTGCACAACCTGGCGCCCGGAACAAACCCGCCCTTCATGACATTCGATGGGGAAGTGAAAACCGATGTAAATAAAATTGAAGAGTTCTTGGAGGAAAAATTAACAGTGCCAAA GTTTCCAAAACTTGTAACAAATCACCCGGAATCCAACTCAGCAGGAAACGACGTGTTTGCTAAATTTTCAGCCTTCATAAAGAATCCCCGGAAAGATCTACATGAAA TTTTAGAGAAAAACCTGTTGAGATCCTTAAAGAAGCTGAATGACTTCCTGACGTCCCCGCTGCCTGAGGAGATTGACGCCTATTCCACTCAGGAGATCACCGTCTCCAGAAGGAAATTCTTGGATGGGAACGACCTGACCCTCGCAGATTGTAACCTGCTACCAAAACTCCACATAATAAAG gtcGTTTGCAAAAAATTCCGGAATTTTGAAATCCCAGCGGAAATGACCGGAATCTGGAGATACCTAAAGAATGCCTACACCAGAGACGAATTCATCAACACGTGCCCGGTGGACTATGAGATCGAATTTGCTTACCTCGGAGTTGCCAAACAGATGAATATATAA